A region of Allocoleopsis franciscana PCC 7113 DNA encodes the following proteins:
- a CDS encoding beta strand repeat-containing protein, whose product MKKSAQAICVGLMLSQTLTSPVVAQTSDTETTTPLPSSSGQAADLKIRPRVGAGFTTTGAGYQEPFFSLEGFFPIQQNPGNNLTFLEGKVLFFTDSNIGTNLILGKRFYSSDQNKILGGYLSYDVRDTGNTLFHQIGGGFERLSDAWDLRINGYLPIGNTREKMAESISNPFFQQNFLLLNRTTQFEAAMAGVDVEAGGRLLRLGDGDLRGYAGVYYYSAQGSDSGFGVRGRLEARPTDTLRLGLSIQHDPTFDTKVVLSLGVNVPGTRPRGVDKSSVLARLGESVERKAAITVDEQAKNDTVVATNPKTGAPFVFRHVTLGTGAGDGTFENPSGTVQDGLNLAQSGEIVYVQAGTNPGIEAFKIPDGVSVLSTAVAQRIDTVGFSTLQLPLSGSGGFPVVNGTVTLGNNTTLSGFAITNATGSAIQGISIQNVTVRDNRITNPSEQGINLTDVAGTSLIANNTVTGSRLGGIFVSASGNTQQELNVNSNTISDSGRQGIFVQASENAQQKFTANSNTVSNSVGQGIFLQTNNNSRQNVAIANSTISRTTVDSQGEGGQGLFAQANSGAQQTVKLENTQVSDSANQGIFVSAFSKVDEPQSRQNVTLTGTSVSNSISQGIFLQGNNNSRQDVAIANGTINGTTRDSKGEGGQGLFAQANSGAQQTVQLDSTKVSESAGQGIFVSAFSKVDEPQSRQTVTLNGTSVSNSTGQGVFLQANNNSQQQFAIANGTINGTTRDSKGEGGQGLFAQANSGAQQQITVDNSQVSNSAGQGVFFSTSSQASEPQSRQNITLNGTNVSNSAGQAVFLQANNNSQQIVAIANGTIKSTALDSKGEGGQGLFAQTNGGAQQQLTVNSTQVSDSAGQGMFFSTSSTAEEPTSQQTVNLNGNSVTNSKGQGVFFQANGNSTQQFAITNSTQQFAITNSTINGTTVDSKGNGGQGIFTQANGGAQQNFNIEGTQVSNSAGQGIFVSASSQLTEPTTRQTFIINNTSVNNSAGQGIFVQASNNSTQQVAITNSTINGTTVDSQGQGGQGIFTQANGIAQQNININKNTVSNSAGQGIFMQANSDSQVSADVQFNILQNNMIPGFYAVMNATKTFCVRLNGNNSNTNFVLQRNAGTFQVSDRDSVSTNNTGTVDFAPAIESFTNVTTCP is encoded by the coding sequence ATGAAAAAGTCAGCACAGGCGATCTGCGTCGGGTTAATGCTTTCTCAAACATTAACCTCTCCTGTGGTTGCACAAACGAGTGATACTGAAACTACCACTCCATTACCTTCATCAAGTGGTCAAGCGGCTGATCTAAAAATTCGCCCCCGCGTCGGCGCAGGCTTTACGACCACGGGTGCTGGTTACCAAGAGCCATTTTTTAGTCTGGAAGGCTTTTTCCCAATCCAACAAAATCCGGGAAATAATCTCACTTTCTTGGAAGGAAAAGTACTCTTTTTTACTGACTCCAATATTGGCACTAACCTAATACTAGGGAAGCGATTTTATAGCTCAGATCAAAACAAAATTCTGGGCGGTTACCTCTCTTATGATGTCCGCGACACGGGTAACACTCTGTTTCACCAAATCGGTGGGGGTTTTGAACGACTCAGTGACGCTTGGGATTTGCGAATCAATGGATACCTTCCTATCGGTAATACCCGTGAAAAGATGGCTGAATCCATATCCAATCCCTTCTTCCAGCAAAACTTTTTGCTCTTGAATCGGACGACGCAGTTTGAGGCGGCAATGGCTGGAGTTGATGTGGAAGCGGGTGGACGATTGCTACGCCTCGGCGACGGAGACTTGCGAGGCTACGCCGGGGTATATTACTACAGCGCACAGGGGAGTGATAGCGGTTTCGGCGTCAGAGGACGGTTGGAAGCACGTCCTACCGATACCTTGAGATTGGGTTTATCGATACAACATGACCCAACCTTCGACACCAAGGTGGTTCTGAGTTTAGGAGTCAACGTTCCAGGAACCCGACCTCGTGGTGTAGATAAATCCAGTGTACTGGCTCGCCTAGGAGAATCGGTCGAACGCAAGGCCGCGATTACGGTGGATGAGCAAGCCAAGAATGATACCGTTGTTGCCACCAATCCCAAGACAGGTGCCCCTTTTGTGTTTCGACACGTCACCTTGGGAACAGGGGCGGGGGATGGTACGTTTGAAAATCCTTCGGGGACGGTACAGGATGGACTGAACCTGGCTCAGTCGGGTGAGATTGTGTATGTGCAGGCTGGGACAAATCCGGGAATTGAGGCGTTCAAAATTCCGGATGGTGTATCTGTGCTATCCACCGCCGTAGCGCAAAGGATTGATACGGTAGGATTCAGTACTTTACAGTTGCCGTTGTCGGGGAGTGGGGGGTTTCCTGTGGTGAATGGAACTGTCACTTTGGGGAATAATACAACGCTGTCAGGATTTGCAATTACCAATGCAACGGGTAGCGCCATCCAAGGCATCAGTATCCAAAATGTCACGGTTCGAGACAACCGCATCACCAATCCCAGCGAACAGGGAATTAACCTCACCGATGTCGCTGGCACCAGTTTAATTGCCAACAATACCGTCACAGGAAGCCGTCTTGGGGGTATTTTTGTTTCCGCTTCTGGCAATACACAACAAGAATTAAATGTCAATAGCAACACAATTAGTGATAGTGGTCGCCAGGGGATTTTCGTCCAAGCCTCTGAGAATGCTCAACAGAAATTCACCGCCAACAGTAACACGGTAAGCAATAGCGTTGGTCAGGGCATTTTCCTTCAGACCAATAACAATAGCCGGCAAAATGTTGCGATCGCTAATAGCACGATTAGCCGTACAACGGTTGACAGCCAAGGTGAGGGAGGACAGGGACTATTCGCCCAGGCTAATAGCGGTGCCCAACAAACTGTGAAACTTGAGAATACTCAAGTTAGTGACAGTGCCAATCAGGGGATTTTTGTTTCTGCATTTAGCAAAGTGGATGAACCCCAAAGCCGACAAAATGTTACTCTCACTGGTACGAGTGTAAGTAATAGCATCAGTCAGGGTATTTTCCTGCAAGGGAATAACAATAGCCGACAGGATGTTGCGATCGCTAACGGCACCATTAACGGCACAACCCGTGACAGCAAAGGTGAGGGGGGACAAGGACTGTTCGCCCAAGCCAATAGCGGCGCACAACAAACGGTACAACTTGACAGCACCAAAGTCAGTGAGAGTGCGGGGCAAGGCATTTTTGTTTCCGCGTTTAGCAAAGTGGATGAACCCCAAAGCCGACAAACTGTTACCCTGAATGGCACGAGTGTAAGCAATAGCACGGGTCAGGGTGTTTTCCTTCAGGCGAATAACAATAGCCAACAGCAATTTGCGATCGCTAATGGCACGATTAACGGTACGACTCGCGATAGCAAAGGTGAAGGAGGACAAGGTTTGTTCGCCCAAGCCAATAGCGGTGCACAGCAGCAAATAACCGTTGACAACAGCCAAGTCAGCAACAGTGCGGGTCAAGGTGTCTTCTTCTCCACCTCTAGCCAAGCTTCAGAACCCCAAAGCCGACAGAATATTACCCTCAACGGCACCAATGTGAGTAATAGTGCGGGTCAGGCTGTCTTTTTACAGGCGAATAACAATAGTCAACAAATTGTTGCGATCGCAAATGGCACGATTAAAAGCACAGCGCTTGACAGCAAAGGCGAAGGGGGGCAAGGACTATTTGCTCAAACCAATGGCGGTGCACAGCAGCAGTTGACGGTGAACAGCACGCAAGTCAGTGATAGTGCGGGTCAGGGTATGTTCTTTTCCACCTCTAGCACAGCAGAGGAACCCACCAGCCAACAAACCGTTAACCTCAATGGCAACAGTGTCACTAATAGCAAAGGTCAGGGCGTATTCTTTCAGGCCAATGGCAATAGCACGCAGCAATTTGCCATTACCAACAGCACGCAGCAATTTGCCATTACCAACAGCACGATTAACGGCACAACGGTTGACAGCAAAGGTAACGGAGGACAGGGCATTTTCACCCAAGCCAATGGCGGCGCACAGCAGAACTTTAATATTGAGGGTACTCAAGTCAGTAACAGTGCAGGACAGGGGATTTTCGTTTCCGCTTCAAGCCAACTCACAGAACCGACCACCCGACAAACATTCATCATCAACAACACCAGTGTCAATAACAGTGCAGGACAGGGCATTTTCGTGCAAGCCAGTAACAATAGCACTCAACAAGTTGCCATTACCAACAGCACGATTAACGGCACAACGGTTGATAGTCAAGGTCAGGGAGGTCAGGGCATTTTCACCCAAGCCAATGGAATTGCTCAACAGAACATCAACATTAACAAAAACACTGTGAGTAATAGTGCGGGTCAGGGCATTTTTATGCAAGCCAATAGCGATAGTCAGGTTAGCGCTGATGTTCAGTTCAACATCCTGCAAAACAACATGATTCCTGGTTTCTATGCCGTAATGAACGCCACTAAAACCTTCTGCGTCAGGCTCAATGGCAATAACAGCAACACAAATTTCGTGTTACAGCGAAATGCTGGAACCTTCCAAGTTAGCGATCGCGATAGTGTCAGTACGAACAACACCGGTACCGTCGATTTTGCGCCAGCGATCGAGAGCTTTACAAATGTAACCACCTGTCCTTAA
- a CDS encoding pentapeptide repeat-containing protein codes for MKLKLLITGLLLAPLWMATGTPTHAENPYQLSILRSSRSCLRCNLRGINLSGADFSGGMLKHSDLTRSNLSNINLTNADLTRANLTDSSLEGATLTGATLWGAAFRAASMDGASLRNADLKYATLDSADLTNADLSGANMTVAQLRKANLSGANFSGANLRDADLSDAIFKGANFSGADLRGAKIKGIKWDEVTVCRTIGWNGKVSNRDCPGTPK; via the coding sequence ATGAAACTCAAACTTCTGATTACTGGTTTGCTTTTAGCTCCCTTATGGATGGCGACGGGGACACCCACTCACGCTGAAAACCCCTACCAATTGAGCATTCTCCGCTCCAGCAGGTCATGCCTGAGATGCAACCTCCGAGGGATTAACCTCAGCGGTGCAGATTTTTCTGGGGGAATGCTGAAACATAGCGACTTGACCCGTTCCAACCTATCGAATATTAATCTGACCAATGCCGACCTAACCCGTGCTAACTTGACCGATTCTAGCCTAGAGGGTGCGACGCTAACGGGCGCAACGCTTTGGGGTGCCGCCTTCAGAGCCGCTAGTATGGACGGTGCCAGCTTGAGAAATGCCGATCTAAAGTATGCAACTTTGGACTCTGCCGACTTGACCAATGCCGACCTGAGTGGTGCCAATATGACTGTAGCTCAACTCAGAAAAGCTAATCTTTCAGGTGCCAATTTTTCAGGTGCCAACTTAAGGGACGCTGACCTTTCTGATGCCATTTTCAAAGGTGCCAACTTTTCAGGTGCTGACCTAAGAGGCGCTAAAATTAAGGGCATCAAGTGGGACGAAGTTACCGTGTGTAGGACGATTGGCTGGAATGGAAAAGTGTCGAATCGCGATTGTCCAGGAACGCCTAAGTAA